In Pieris rapae chromosome 6, ilPieRapa1.1, whole genome shotgun sequence, the sequence CTGATAGAGTTGgaaggtttttttataataaaaactttaacataattattgtacaaaatataatacataatcaagaggtgaaaataatatatttttagtctataaatacaaaattaatttagctgGATATCGTGTGTGCAGTATTAGGTTCGTGCTAGACCACAATTTGTTATTAACTGAATACAACATCGTAAATAACTCTTTAAACaagatatattgttttaaatcgaTTGTCTAATATGTTATTGCGAAATTAAGTTCCGTAACATATAAAGTTGGCAAATTGCAATTCCTCTATTAAAAATTGgctcaattaaaaaaaatgctaaaataataaattaaattaaattattaagaatgtGAAACCAAATAGTGTTGCGATATCCAATCcaattattctaaaattttaGACTTTATAGTAACTGGAATTGGTTCTGGTCTTTTAGTTGTAAACTGTGTTGAGCCGCAAAGCTTTGGCCGCTCCGCTGTTCCCCGATAGAGCGATAAAAACTCAGTCACAGGCCGGAGTTTTTCAATCGTTATAccctgaaaatatatttactatatattcaGAAAAATGTAGTACACCATAGTCTCTTTTGGAAATATTACTatagaaaaaatgtttgtaaatcaAAGTAAAGTATATAGATTACTACatcctttaataaaatttagataaactttttttagattatttaatttttattaccggTTCTCTTCGATAGATGACAGCGGCCAGTCGTCCCCAGAGCATTTGGAGGAGAAATGGCCCGTATCTAGTCTCTAGTACATGTAGCAACATGGGCGAGTCCAATGTATTTGCAAGATCTAGAAAACGTTTGTGATCTTTAATGCAAATATCGTATATAAACACGTTAATCAAAAGTTACAGTACACTTACGGTAAAGCATTTGAAATcagttttaatgtaataaatttgtgaTCCCAACATAattacctatataatataaatattttaattcgagATTTTGGTACATTTccatatttaaactaaacaaataattagacagtttaaaaaacataatatcaaAGCCAATTCCTATTGAactctttgtttaaaataatttaattagttgtctacaaatatgtttaattaataatacaaattaaaatcattatattatatatagtaacacaatatttaaaaaaaacattatttaaagcagctttaatttatttccatgCAATTGTAAGTATCCATTGGCGGCGATGTATcttgtataaaaatagcatACTCACGTATATCGGTTTCGTTGTTTTTCAAATCGATCAGTTGTCTGTAGCAACCCTTCAGATCGTGCACTGACTTTGACCAGATATCAAAAGGCTGTTCTGTATGATATCGCAGGCGTATAACTTCACCTGGCTCACTGTCTATGAGCTGTTCTGTGGGACGACCGAGCCTTTGCGTTATCATCCATTTGAGGCTTGCCTGCGAaagaatttataatagaaGTAATCTAAACTTCATTATCAGATAATTACGAGATATCaagtttgatataaaaaataaattgtagttatatttttttatattttgacgttttacaaaagtttaataaaaatttaatgaaatgtatGACAAAAATACCTGTATACAATAGAGAATAGAATAATGAATAACGATAAATGGCCCTaatcgtttttaataaacttaattattagataaaggatttaaaagtatactctgaaaatatataatcaccAATTATATTTCCATATTTACCACTATTggaactattttttataaattataattgaactttaaattaaataaaaacatatttaaatataagatgaACAGAACATATATTCCAAAGCGAGTACCTCATCAACTTCGCTGAAGTCCACTCTATAGCACGTCACATTATCGAACTTGTTGGAAAAGTTGGTGTCTGGTATAACAGCTACTACGTGCCAACGTCCAATCGCTTTTTTTATATCGAAGTCTGTCTTAAAACCTAAAAGTATagtaaaaatgttgtttaattaaatataatttgaatttaaataacatcgttttataatataactgtaATGTTTctgctatttaaattataaaatatgaatttaatatactgTGGATTTCAAGATGAActaaattcattattaaaataaaataattgaaacaaaacacttccaaaaattttaagttatatctAAGCCAAacgagatttatttttttaccttcaCAGTATTTTTGATTCACCTCTGATTTTACAgtgtttactaaaaataaagaaatcaaaataaagGTATACATTGTGACGGAATGGTGTATAAAGAGCGACTGAGTAGTGTCAACtatgttaaatttgttaaattaggTACGATTTTCCAAAGTGAATAATTGTTTGACTCACTTTGTTAGTACAATGTGTAAGCTTATTAACCAATAAtacttaattcaatttaaattactaatctATTAACACCTTACATACTGACTATGATTCACgcgttattttttaagtcgGACAACTTTCTTTGCATAATGGTGATCGAGCGATTCTTATCTCATCTTTAAGGTGACGCATTGTAAATCCAAAtcgtaaaaaaagttaaaaaatgtctTGTATTTGAGCACTTTTTTCGAGATGACATAAAAACGTGTGGAGCATGACGTACAGACTACATCGAGAGAATACAACGTACATGGCGAGAGAACGTTGCGGTATTTGCTACCGcggctaataaatagtctacccaATCACATAACAGATAGCCTAACACTAACCAACAtacattctaaattaaaaaaactacttttacatgCGTTTGACGCGCTCCTTAACAATACTGCTaaggttacattaatacaaaccacagcggttttctaatgtaacagattgtaatatactataatattttgtaaaataaagagagaaaaaaaagtaaatatagtaGTACGTGCTAATGGGCATGTATCGTTATAGGAAACCTTAtagaacatattttaaacgatCTTATTACTCATTCGCTATTCAAGTTCCATCCCTGTATATctctatttttgtttaaatacattaatcaCACTTAATCCCTATTGTTTTTACCGTCAGCTAGTCTTaacaatatgtaattattaaagtataaatgGAAATTCACATTTTTCACgaatccaattttttttcatcacaaatttaaaaatacatttttaacaagCACGAGTCCATTATCGCGCACTCAGGGGACATCAAAACGTctcttaaaatatctattctTCGGGTCTGTCTTGTGATATATTCGTCTTACGAAAATACGGTCattgtttaaaaagaaacCTACATACATTTACTTGAACAAAGGCAGTAAAAACGGTTTATGGACTTGTTATTGCCATCCCAGCGGACAGGTTGGGTGGTATAAAGCATAAGACATTTGCGATTATTATTAGGGGCTGGTTCAGAATTGTTATATTTGATTGCAGTCATTACAAACTCATAAAACTTGATTATTAACCCttggtataaattaaattagtatttcaatgttaaagttgtacaaataaaaacatagagtaaaaaaaaagtatagaaGTAATAAGCTAGTGCAGAAATGTGCAGATACATGCTGCCAGTTGCTGTAGCGTTTTTAAggaagtttatatattaagtaccataatttgtttataacatttttgaatttttacgtTCAATGAGccaaaatgaatattaaaagtttttttaatatcttaagacCTACGCCACTACCCCAGTGATGCTGTAGAAAACAGATTTTAATGTATCCTATGAAAATCTTCATTCAGAAACCTCcctttgaattttaatatgaaatccGGATCGTAAGTTTATTAGCGTTGaatgaaattgtaataaattatcaaagtGCGTtctttatttcagaaattcgGAAAGATATAGGCGAAATTTATCTCAtcttttaagaagaaatttgtttacgtaaaattttatagtttactAGTATTTCTCACGACTTAACTTTCATATGATCTGTTCCTTTATATATTGTCACAAATActgcttataaaattaacgaatcaaaaacaatttagcaaaggatatttttatgtaatcttCATATGTTCGCTACGACCTGCTTTTTggtcaaaattaaaatcgtcTCGATTGCGAAACTCTCAAAGCCGTAAGACTTTTTCAGAACAGCTTGCATAGTTTCATCTTTAGGCATTGGACGCTAAATTGCTAAAAGAAAGTGCTAAGTATAGGTTTTTTTACTTACCGACAAGGCTAATAGTGCTACCTTTACTTTTAGGTTTGTTGCATTTACGATTTGTGATTATTTGAGAACGACTACAATGTTATGTTTACCTCAAGCATTTTTGctgtttgaaaaaataaagtctttaaacctaagCTAAGCTAAtaaggattattttaaaactaattcgAAAgtcaacattattatttaaatcgaaCACTAATTAGCATTTCACAGtgcattatgttttaatatttagtaattaatcATAACCTTTCACGACTTGTTagcgttattttaaatatccttCGTCGTTGAGTTTCGGCCTCATTAACTGGGATTCAACCCTTTTCATAACGTCATTTTCCCTCTATTTTTATCCAGTACtaatcataaattatacttatttttaataaagagtaTTTAAAACTCGATTTAgcctttaatacaaaataattgaattaaaccTTCCAATTATGATATATCACAGTTATATCGCtaatatataacacaatatgaatacaaaaattattaagagtAATTTTAATCACACATAGATGTTTTAAAGATATCATTAATAGTTCGACATAAAAACTGATTTATGCTCACCATCAACAGCGTTATTTGCTCTATCCAGTACACATGAGCATACAATCTACTTTCTTGTTGACagatatttaactatttttttttggtttaagtattataaactattaacATTTTCTTCACCATTAAAATCCGAACTAAATCCTGACTACAATATTCtgatatatacaatttttgacggtatttataattataactatttataatgttatagttAGTTTATCTTGTATGCggtatgttttatatagaaagcttaaatcaaaataaaggCAAAATTGCATTTATGTGATAATCAGTATAATTCAATCAAGACTAGGCATGTAAGGGTCCCTCTAATATTACGGTATGTTACGGAGTGCTATCGGATACCGATCGTAAAACTTTACGAACTTGCGCCCTCTCAACCTATCTGCGACAATCATCTTGATAATATGAAGACTAGTTTGCGTATAGAGTGTTCTTGATATTGACTTTTGTCTTATCTATAATAtctaattcatttattcatacatcgaaaatatgtaaaatatattctgtttttaaatcaGTGGTACAGAAACAGGTCCATTTCCTTCACCCTAGTAGCCCTATCGCTCACACAAAAGGGTTGGTCACAGTTTCTAAACCACGACGTCAGAGTCGATTGCATCACCATGTATATGAAGATACTTAcctatagttaattaattttgcctttccaAGATCGTGTCACCTCTGTAACAAAATCAACTATGCACTCCTCGCTGAGATTTCAATAAACGTCCTCCGATCCGTGATTGCTTCAAGTATCTGCACATCGCTGTTAAATGTGACAGACAGACGCGTTACTACTATATTAcgtctttatattatttttgggaTAGACACTATTATGATTGTAATACACGCCATTGATATTTCGGAACTTAGAACGTGCGTCGGTTGTCATATGTTTACGTTACATTTGTCGTATAAATATTCtgcctttttttatagatcagggggcaaacgggcaggaggctcacctgatgttaagtgataccgccgcccatggacactctcaatgccagagggctcgcgagtgcgtttgccggccttttaagaatcttaCGCTCTTGttttaaaggaccctaagtcgaattggttcggaaatacttcagtgggcagccggttccacatagtggtgcgcggcaaaaactgccttgaaaaatgctcagttgtggaacgacgggcgtcgaggtgatacgggtggaatttaatatgctgcctcgacgtccgatagTTCTATAATTCATACTGTAGCTTCTGCTATCGTCAATGATATGAACCGTTGTAAATACACCTCTATAAGTAAATTGTAAGACACGAACATTTGATGTTAAGCCTCAGAATTcagtatcatttatttttctttgcaggcaagtagatgatcttCCACCCGTGTGTGACACGgatatagttttttgtttctgaGTCATGCCGGTTTCTGCAAGATGTCATCGCAAAAACGCACGCAGGGCCGGAGGCATAAGCCAGTAACCACTGCatgctatttattaaattaaatttcatacttAATTTGCCTAAGTAACACTTGATTTTCAATTACTGAgaatgttttgttagtaactccgatatatttaatttagtattcattcttttatataagtaaatattgcTTTTGACTTGACTCAGACATACCAAAGACTACTGCAAATACATGTACACAATGCCTATCTTACTCAGATACTTTTAGCATTCTTATGGAACTTTTAAAGTCGTACCAACAATTTCTGAGAGCATTCGTTAGTAATGTTTCCTCTACATGATAttagtatatacaatatttatttagttattccACTAAAACCACATCTAAACGATTTCACCGTACCATAAACTGCATTACACATTAATGCAAGGTGCGCCGCCACACCTAAACCATACAAATCGCTTAAATTCCCCTAGTGTATGCAACGTCgcttgttataataaacaggGCATCAGTTATACCACATCCGCTGTTCGTCATCTTGTTGTAGCACCATGATTTAGTAAAAGGTaggataaatagaaaaaaaaagtatgtcTTATGAAGATCATActcaatataatttgaattgcAGCACCAACATAATATGCACAAATAGACTAACTAGAAAGTGTAgcatgttttatttctttataatgttATGCAAATAAGAATAAGTAGGTACTCTTATTTGATGTGGGCAATActattatatcataataaaatacaggTTTTTGGTTGTTGCAAAAATTGCAATATTGTCACCCTACACAAAACGCGGTATCAACGTGATGAATGCAATCGGTGCATCAAGGCGCTCCCAGTTTTACACATTTCAACTGTAAAAGCGCTGAAAATTCATTCTGCATTTTAATGTAATGCATTTTCTTATATTGCatccaataataatttattcgtttcagtaaaatattgaCCTATACATTACAACATCAAACTGTCCATGCTTATTGTTCGCTAGAAGTTTATGTTGCAAAtagaaattttcaatttaaatatatcacgGAAATTGTTCTGAATATATATGTCAGTGCGATGGGATTACTGTCACCTGCATCAGTCATTACAATCAATCTTAAACTAgtattattagttttgattTGTCAATATAGTTAGATCTATAAATTTACGACTAATcgatattaatattgatttagcCATTATTATTGTTAGCTTTACACcactaatacatttattattgattcacttatatttttcttaaatacttatttatatgtacttatatttattacatattaaatatgtattagtaGGAACAAAAATTTGATGTAGGTACGTTATAGCTATatgattattcaataaaactatatgcttcatatttgtttaaacatCTGTTAGAGTACATAGAGTTCTGTAGTATTCGTTTTTGTGACCAAAATAAATCGTCGTTCTGCTCACAACAAACATGCTGGAATCGACATCAGCTAAATTAGAATACGGATATGCAACTTTGACCAGATGGCTGTGCCTTGTACACTGAAAGACAGGTGCATaacctttatataaacaattccAAAGATGatagaacaaataaatttaaaacagttttctcgaatatttatagaatatattctataatacaAATGCCACTTTATTCGCTCGGAACGACCGCGAATTCCCCACGGAGTGAGCAAATGGAGCGCGAACAAATGACATCAGCCTGATGGCATGATTCATATGCAAGCACtaagcttataaaaataatatttaatatttttgttagtattttataaacttcgCTATATGTATGACAGGTAACCAGATTTTAATTGTCTATCCTGGAATCGTTCCACCTAATCCAATGATTCATGTAGTgcctaaatttaaatagcctAAGTgttttgatgtatttttatgattaaaagaaaaacacttttttaacggattgaagttatgtattatcgtaaagttataattatttaaacataatttgaaattacgtTAGATtattttaggccgtcctctcttttgaaattggcgtgttttttgatttcaatggcttcgcgtaccaatcttgggaagaatcttCTTTTTATGGattatatgtgtatgtttacACCTGTCTGCATTACCTTTAATACTCTTTTACCACATAATCGCACTTGCGAGCCGTGTGACATTGccgcctgttctataaaaaaatacttaggtactatatttttaagttacatattatttcatCATTCCAGCATGTTTTACCTAAATCCATATAACATGTCTATTATGAATACTTTTAATCTATCACtttttgatacaatttaaTCAAGTTTCTAGCGCGGCTACTTAGCCTTCTTGAAGCCTCCttaaacagatttttaaatttcgaaataatttgtaattaaaaaaagcattaTGTAGTAATTGATGTACAAAATCTGTTGAATaccaaaataaaaactcaattgaaattttataacgGTAACTTAAAAACAAGGCATCTCGGTTACAAGATAATTACCCTTTAGAAAGACGATTAAAAATTCAACCCTTAAGGGATTTACCCTCAAAGAAGTCACCCAGGTGTTAAAAGTACTGCACCTGTCAGTTCtaattatagaattaatttGGGTCTTTCGCGCGAATTGCTTGCCTTTGAAGATGTTATTGGTTTGTTAGTTTGAAGATTGCTTTAATGATACTTAAGAAACTGTTGGATAATGGATTTCGCAACTGTGGGGTGTATTTAGATTTATGGCTGAATAATTATCGATTAGTGTACATTAAAATCGCTAGATATTTtggtgtattattttttgcgtttattatacaatagcGTCATACAGTCAAGAACATATTGTTGAACGCATTGTCATCAAAGCgttgcaaaataattaatgtgttcactaattattttacttattattatttttttgtttcatttttgttaaattgcATAATAGCCTACTCTTCAATAAGTGGATGGCAACTCACACATTGGTTATTTAATACGCTGGGCTTTTCCTACTGATCCCATGGCTTGGTTGCCACTTatcgccc encodes:
- the LOC110994703 gene encoding uncharacterized protein LOC110994703, which translates into the protein MYTFILISLFLVNTVKSEVNQKYCEGFKTDFDIKKAIGRWHVVAVIPDTNFSNKFDNVTCYRVDFSEVDEASLKWMITQRLGRPTEQLIDSEPGEVIRLRYHTEQPFDIWSKSVHDLKGCYRQLIDLKNNETDIHLANTLDSPMLLHVLETRYGPFLLQMLWGRLAAVIYRREPGITIEKLRPVTEFLSLYRGTAERPKLCGSTQFTTKRPEPIPVTIKSKILE